A genome region from Triticum aestivum cultivar Chinese Spring chromosome 2B, IWGSC CS RefSeq v2.1, whole genome shotgun sequence includes the following:
- the LOC123045791 gene encoding BAG family molecular chaperone regulator 1, with the protein MMKLRCPNPKRLFRRSSSKIRRSSSSCSSSSSDNGSDASGGIRGGGGSGEIEWEVRPGGMLVQRRDGRGDIEVITVKVATGYSWHEVSIGATCTFGELKVVVSMVTGLEPREQRLLFRGKEREDSDHLHMIGVSDKDKVLLLEDPALKDIKLRAALAAQAVQSPYQTFIKV; encoded by the exons ATGATGAAGCTGAGGTGCCCCAATCCCAAGAGGCTCTTCAGGAGGAGCTCCTCCAAGATCAGGAGGTCTAGTagcagctgcagcagcagcagcagcgacaatgGCAGCGATGCCTCCGGTGGCatccgtggcggcggcggcagcggggagaTCGAGTGGGAGGTGCGGCCCGGGGGCATGCTGGTGCAGAGGAGGGACGGGAGGGGCGACATCGAGGTGATTACAGTCAAGGTGGCCACCGGGTACTCCTGGCATGAGGTGTCCATTGGAGCTACCTGCACTTTTG GTGAGCTGAAGGTGGTAGTATCCATGGTGACGGGGCTGGAGCCGAGGGAGCAGAGGCTGCTCTTCAGGGGCAAGGAGAGGGAGGATAGCGACCACCTCCACATGATTGGGGTgagcgacaaggacaaggtgctaCTCCTCGAGGACCCTGCCCTCAAGGACATCAAGCTCCGAGCAGCGCTCGCGGCCCAGGCCGTGCAGAGCCCGTATCAGACTTTTATCAAGGTgtag
- the LOC123045793 gene encoding BAG family molecular chaperone regulator 1 — translation MIKLRCPNPKKLFRRSSSKISRSGSRSSSSSDDGSDAGGIRGGGGSGEIEWEVRPGGMLVQRRDGRGDVEVITVRVATGYSWHEVSIGATCTFGELKVVVSMVTGLEPREQRLLFRGKEKEDSDHLHMVGVRDKDKVLLLEDPALKDMKLRAALAGHAVQSPYQTFIKV, via the exons ATGATCAAGCTGAGGTGCCCCAACCCCAAGAAGCTCTTCAGGAGGAGCTCCTCCAAAATCAGCAGGTCTGgtagcaggagcagcagcagcagtgacgACGGCAGCGACGCCGGTGGCATTcggggtggcggcggcagcggggagATCGAGTGGGAGGTGCGGCCGGGGGGCATGCTGGTGCAGAGGAGGGACGGTAGGGGGGACGTCGAGGTCATCACCGTCAGGGTGGCCACCGGCTACTCCTGGCACGAGGTCTCCATTGGAGCTACCTGCACCTTTG GTGAGCTGAAGGTGGTAGTGTCCATGGTGACGGGGCTGGAGCCGAGGGAGCAGAGGCTGCTCTTCAGGGGCAAGGAGAAGGAGGACAGCGACCACCTCCATATGGTTGGGGTgagggacaaggacaaggtgctgCTCCTCGAGGACCCTGCCCTCAAGGACATGAAGCTCCGTGCCGCCCTCGCGGGCCATGCCGTGCAGAGCCCGTATCAGACTTTTATCAAGGTGTAG